From Butyricimonas paravirosa, one genomic window encodes:
- a CDS encoding transglutaminase domain-containing protein has translation MIPMHASVKWLLTVVVVLFGVPLVAQVLPGEEGMLERGGRLPGEVSVEALVDSVARWGRTEREKVIVLAGWFREYMAIDAGKFLTGGPDGDYREVLKERKGICGDFTGLFGELCNRLGIENERVEGYVAEDGRERGETCHRTNHVWNAVRVAGEWWHVDMMWAVGALGRDAAGEWVFRRHWNPEYVLTRGEQFLTTHMPADPAWQLTDRPYAMDAFIEGNLADGERGDYYNYTDSIAAFRRLPRDERQMLFARRANRFNSRNKEVMAVTYYNEAVFLLNYNRKTRAVLIRAREYFRIAEEYARDLPGVKESIDEGLRNVEALIK, from the coding sequence ATGATACCGATGCATGCGTCTGTGAAATGGTTGTTGACGGTGGTGGTTGTCCTTTTTGGGGTACCTCTCGTGGCACAAGTCTTGCCGGGGGAAGAGGGTATGCTTGAACGGGGAGGGCGCCTCCCCGGTGAGGTGAGCGTGGAGGCGCTTGTTGATAGCGTGGCCCGGTGGGGACGGACGGAACGGGAGAAAGTGATCGTACTGGCGGGATGGTTCCGTGAGTACATGGCGATTGACGCCGGGAAGTTCCTCACGGGAGGGCCGGACGGGGATTATCGCGAGGTGTTGAAGGAGAGGAAAGGAATTTGCGGGGATTTCACGGGGTTGTTCGGGGAGTTATGCAATAGGTTGGGGATCGAGAACGAGCGGGTGGAAGGGTACGTGGCGGAGGATGGTCGGGAGCGTGGGGAAACGTGTCACCGGACGAATCACGTGTGGAACGCCGTGCGAGTGGCGGGAGAGTGGTGGCACGTCGATATGATGTGGGCCGTGGGAGCGTTGGGGAGAGATGCGGCGGGGGAATGGGTGTTCAGACGGCACTGGAACCCGGAGTACGTGTTGACGCGGGGTGAACAATTTCTGACCACTCACATGCCGGCTGATCCGGCGTGGCAGTTGACCGACAGGCCGTACGCCATGGATGCGTTTATCGAGGGGAATTTGGCGGATGGCGAGCGGGGAGATTATTATAATTACACGGATAGTATTGCGGCCTTCCGGCGCTTGCCGAGGGATGAACGACAGATGCTTTTTGCCCGGCGGGCGAACCGTTTTAACTCGCGGAACAAGGAGGTGATGGCGGTGACGTACTATAACGAGGCGGTTTTCCTGTTGAATTATAACCGGAAGACGCGGGCCGTGTTGATCCGGGCGAGGGAGTATTTTAGGATCGCGGAAGAGTACGCTAGGGATTTGCCCGGCGTGAAAGAGAGTATTGACGAGGGACTCCGGAACGTGGAGGCTCTAATTAAATAG
- the nfo gene encoding deoxyribonuclease IV, whose amino-acid sequence MEKYIGAHVSASGGVENAPLNAHEIGATAFALFTKNQRQWKAAPLTAESIALFKERCEEFGYTPRQILPHDSYLINLGNPDADALEKSREAFLDEMQRCEQLGLDRLNFHPGSTLKKISDEECLALIAESINLTLDKTCGVTAVIENTAGQGSNLGYTFEQIAYIIDRVEDKSRVGVCIDTCHSFAAGYDLATSGGFTETFEHFDNVIGFKYLRGMHLNDAKKELGSRVDRHDSLGKGTLGIEPFKWIMEDERFDGIPLILETPDEALWPEEIRMLKGFVK is encoded by the coding sequence ATGGAAAAGTATATAGGAGCGCACGTGAGTGCATCGGGAGGAGTGGAGAATGCGCCGTTGAACGCCCACGAGATCGGGGCGACGGCTTTTGCCTTATTCACGAAGAACCAGCGGCAGTGGAAGGCGGCACCGCTGACGGCGGAGAGTATCGCACTGTTCAAAGAACGCTGCGAGGAATTCGGGTACACGCCTCGACAGATATTGCCGCACGACAGTTATTTGATTAATCTCGGTAACCCGGACGCGGATGCGTTGGAGAAGTCGCGGGAGGCTTTCCTCGACGAGATGCAACGCTGCGAGCAGTTGGGGCTGGATCGATTGAATTTTCACCCCGGCAGTACGTTGAAGAAGATCAGCGACGAGGAATGTCTGGCGCTGATTGCGGAGTCGATCAACCTGACGCTGGATAAGACCTGCGGCGTGACGGCGGTGATCGAGAACACGGCGGGACAGGGATCGAATCTCGGCTACACGTTCGAGCAGATCGCCTATATTATTGACCGGGTGGAGGACAAGAGTCGGGTGGGCGTCTGCATTGATACCTGTCATTCTTTCGCTGCGGGTTATGATTTGGCGACATCGGGAGGATTCACCGAGACGTTCGAGCATTTCGACAACGTGATCGGGTTCAAGTACCTGCGGGGTATGCACCTGAACGATGCCAAAAAAGAGCTGGGTTCACGGGTAGACCGCCACGATAGTTTGGGAAAAGGAACGTTGGGCATAGAGCCTTTCAAGTGGATCATGGAGGACGAACGCTTTGACGGTATTCCATTGATACTGGAAACGCCGGACGAGGCGTTGTGGCCGGAGGAAATACGGATGTTGAAGGGTTTCGTGAAATGA
- a CDS encoding exonuclease SbcCD subunit D, translating into MKILHTSDWHLGKRLNDRERAGEQVAVMDEIVRVADEEAADAVIVAGDLFDTFNPPVEAIELLYRTLHRLARGGQRLVVAIAGNHDSPDRVDSPDVLARESGIFFAGNPMIVLREMRTEGGVTLVRSDEGFAEFRLPGFDYPLRVLLTPYTNGQRAKRYMGAEDVDEGLRVFLRDHWAGLADKYCDTEGVNLLVAHLFMAREGGELPEEPEDERPINIGGADVVYTSLIPPAIQYVALGHLHRRQTVDTEPCPAVYSGSPLSYSFSEAEQDKYVTLVDLEPGCPARIRKRRLTSGRPLVRRRFEGVEVALQWLAEHPDTWVELTVATDTFLTAQEVKSLHAAHDGIVCIIPDVRDASLVNDRVASIHDLRSDVNALFAEYFRQRKGQEPNEEIRSLFREALSMDGDSRKSDS; encoded by the coding sequence ATGAAAATATTACATACTTCAGACTGGCACCTTGGAAAGCGGTTGAATGACCGGGAGCGTGCCGGGGAGCAAGTGGCCGTGATGGACGAGATTGTGCGGGTGGCTGACGAGGAGGCCGCGGATGCGGTGATCGTGGCGGGGGACTTGTTCGACACGTTTAACCCGCCCGTGGAGGCGATCGAGTTGCTTTACCGCACGTTGCATCGGTTGGCACGGGGCGGGCAGCGTCTGGTGGTGGCTATTGCCGGGAATCACGATTCACCGGACCGGGTGGATTCGCCCGACGTGCTGGCACGGGAGAGCGGGATTTTCTTTGCCGGGAACCCGATGATCGTGTTGCGGGAGATGCGAACGGAAGGCGGGGTGACGTTGGTCCGGTCGGACGAGGGGTTTGCCGAGTTCCGCTTACCGGGGTTCGATTACCCGTTGCGGGTGCTACTTACCCCTTACACGAACGGGCAACGGGCCAAACGCTATATGGGTGCAGAGGATGTCGACGAGGGGTTGCGGGTTTTCCTGCGGGATCACTGGGCAGGGTTGGCCGACAAGTATTGCGACACGGAGGGGGTGAACCTGTTGGTGGCCCATCTTTTCATGGCGAGGGAGGGCGGTGAGTTGCCCGAAGAGCCGGAGGACGAGCGACCGATCAATATCGGTGGTGCCGATGTCGTCTATACTTCGTTGATTCCCCCCGCCATACAGTACGTTGCGCTGGGACACTTGCATCGCCGGCAAACGGTGGACACGGAGCCTTGTCCCGCAGTATATAGCGGCAGTCCCTTGAGTTACAGTTTCAGCGAGGCCGAGCAGGATAAATACGTGACGCTCGTGGACCTTGAACCGGGATGTCCGGCTCGTATCAGGAAGCGTCGGCTGACGAGCGGGCGTCCCTTGGTGCGTCGTCGTTTCGAGGGGGTGGAGGTAGCCTTGCAATGGCTTGCGGAACATCCCGATACGTGGGTGGAACTGACCGTTGCCACGGATACTTTCCTCACGGCGCAAGAAGTAAAATCCCTGCACGCCGCGCATGACGGTATTGTTTGTATCATCCCGGATGTGCGTGACGCTTCTCTCGTGAACGATCGTGTGGCTTCTATCCACGACTTGCGCTCGGACGTTAACGCCCTCTTTGCCGAGTACTTCCGCCAGCGCAAGGGACAGGAACCGAATGAAGAAATCAGGTCACTTTTCCGCGAAGCGTTGTCGATGGATGGCGATTCGAGGAAAAGTGACAGTTAA